The DNA region GGCCGGCGCGACGCCGAGGGCCGGGACGAGGTGATCTACCTGCAGCCGCTCGAGGCCATCGTCGCGGCCGGACGCACGCGGGCCGAGGATCTCCTTGCCGACTACGAGGGGCGCTGGGGCGCCTGCGTGCGCCCGGCCTTCACCGAATGCGTCTTCTAGCGACGGCCTGAACGACCCTCGCGGCCCGCGCGAATCGCCGTTGGAACGTGCTAATGGAACGTTCCGACAAAGCGCAGCGCTCTGGGAGAGGCCGCATCATGACCCGCATCATCGCCGCAATCCTCGCCGGGCTGGGGGCCGTGCCGGCGAGCCTCGGGACGGGGCAGGCCGCCGACCTGGCGCCGTTCCAGGGCCCGGCACCGACACCCGGTCACTGGCCCCCTGGAGCCGGCGGCCGCATCGCCGGCACCGTCGCCGCGCGCGTCCGGCCGGAGTACAGCTATTACGGCGAGTACGGCTATCCCGCGCCGTTCGGCTACGGCTACGCCTACGCGCCCGTCCCGAGCCGCGGCTTCGAGTACGGCTATCACGGCCCCCGCTACGTGTGGACGGCGCCGGACAGCTATTCCGGACCCGCCTTCGGCTATCACGAGTGGTGAGGGCGCCGCTGGCGCCGCGGCGCGGCGGTGCCTATGACGCGCTGGGGCCGGCATCCGCGCCGGTTCGGGAGCTTCCGGTGTGCGAGACCAGGATCCGGACTGCGTCGACCTCGACCTGAGCGGGCTGAAATGTCCGCTCCCGGTTCTGCGTACCCGGAAGGCGCTGCGTGGCCTCACCGCCGGCCGGACGCTCGTGGTGACCTGTACCGACCCTCTGGCCGCCCTCGACATCCCGAACCTCGTGCGCGAGGAGGGCGCCCGCCTCGACGCCGCCGAACCGCTCGAAGGGCCGCCCGCCGGGCGCCTGCGCTTCCGCATCACCGCGTCCGCAAGGCCGCCGCATTCCTGAACGATCCGTCGGGCTTCAGGAGCGAGGTGAGATCGGAATGGCACCACGGATCGGGGGCGTGCGCCTCGTACATGACGGTTGGGCGCGCTACCTCGTCGCCGAGGTGATGCAGGAGGACGGGAGCCGCATCACGCGGGAGATGGAGGATCACGGCCGGGCCGTCGCGGTGCTCCCCTACGATCCGGACCGGCGGGTCGCCACGCTCGTCTCGCAGTTCCGGGCGCCGGTCCTGTACTCGGGCGGGCCGCCGAGCCACGTCGAGGTGCCGGCCGGACTCCTCGACGAGGGCGCCTCCGAGGACGAGGCGCGGCGCGAGGCGATGGAGGAGACGGGCCTGCGCCTGAGCGCCCTCGACTTCGTCGCCAGCGCCTGGTCGATGCCGGGGATCTCCACCGAGCGGATGGACCTGTTCCTCGCCGCCTATGGCGAGTCCGACCGGACCGGCACCGGCGGCGGCCTCGCCGCGGAGAGTGAGGCCGTGGCGGTCCACGAGATCCCGCTGTCGGAACTGGCCGCCATGGGCCGCCGCGGGGCGATCACCGACATGAAGTCGCTGACGCTGCTCTTCGCGCTCCAATTGCGGCGGCCGGACCTGTTCGCAGAGCGCCGCTGAGGTCAGCCGGCGCGCCGCCGGAACTGGTCCCGCACGGCGAGGCCGACGAAGCGCCAGGACTTGATGAAGTAGCGCCGGAACAGCCGGCGCGGCGCCTGCAGGAACCGGTAGATCCACTCGAGGCCGAGGCGCTGCATCAGCCTCGGCGCGCGCGGCAGGAACCCGGCGGCGACGTTGAGGGCGTCGCCGACGCAGAAGACCACCGGCTCGCCGAGCGTCTGGCCGTGGCGATCCACCCAGATCTCGGACTTGGGCGCGCCGACGCCCATCACCAGCAGCGTCGTCCCGTGGGCGTGGATCCGCTCGGCCAGGGCGCGGCTGTAGGCCGCGTCGTGCTCGAAGCCGAAGGGCGGCACGGCGCTCGCCACGGCGCCGGGCGGCAAGCCCGCCGCCTGCAGCCGGATCGCCAGCGCGTCCGCCGCGTCCTGGCGGGCGGAGACGAAGAAGACCCGCTGCGCGAAGGCCGGCGGATCGGCCAGTATGCAGCCCAAGAGGTCGTGGCCGGTGATCCGGTGCACGGGCTGGCCGCACGCCTTCCGGGCCAGCCAGACCAGCGGCATCCCGTCCAGGGTCCTGGCCGCGGCGCCCGCGTAGGCCTCGCGGAACGGCGCGTTCTCGCTGAGCTGGACGATATGATCGACGTTCGCCGTGACGATCATCCGCGGGCGGCCGTCTCGCCGGGCCGCGACGGCGGCCACGAGGGCCGCGGCGGGACCGGTGTGGAACCGGTGTCCGAAGAGTTCGACGGTCGCGCCCGTCTGCGGCGATCCGGACGCCGCGGAGGCCGGGGCGCTCACCGTGTGTGCCTCTCCGAGGACCGGATCCATAGAGCCCAGGTAGAGGCTGACCTCACCGATGTCACGCATCGGCGGCCCGGAAGCTCGCGGCCGGCCGGGTGGCGGCGCGCAGGTTGCGGCGCCGGTCGCTGTCGGCGCCCAGCATCAGGGCGATGCCACCGCCGAGCAGCAGGCCGAGGACCAGCGCCACCGGCAGAACGATCTTGGGCGAGGGCGGGAAGGTCCGCTGGCGCGCCGGCACCGCGGCCGAGATGATCCGGACGTTGGTGGTGTTCAGCCGCTCCTGCTCGCTCGCCTCGCGGGCGCGCTTCAGGTAGGCCTCGTAGATGCCGCGGCGGGCGTCGAGGGTCCGCTCCAGCTCGCGCAGGCCGACATAGGCCCGGTCGCTGGACGCGGTCTCGTTCTTCACGCGGTCGAGATTGGCCCGGATCGCCGCCTCGCTCGCGGCGGCGCGGTCGTAATCCTTCTGGGTCGTCTCGATGATCCGCTCCTTCTCGCGCTGGATCAGGCGCTGCAGGTCGCGCTGCTGGGCGTACTGCTCGGCCATCGCCGGGTGGCGCTCGCCGAGGCGCGTGGCGAGTTCCGCGGTGTTGCGGGACAGCGTGGCGTACTGCTGCCGCAGGGCCTGCATCTCCAGGCTCTGCAGCATCTCCGGCAGGGCGGTGCTGGGATCCGACGAGCGCATCCGGCGCGCCTGATCGAGGCGCGACTTGGCCTCCGCGGTCTTGATGGAGGCGGTGACGAGCTGCTGGTTCAGGTCGCCGAGCTGCTGGTCGGTGAGCAGGCGGCCGCTGGCCGCCACGAGCTTGTGGTCCTCGCGGTAGCGCACCACGGCGCTCTCGGCCTGCTCGACGTCGCGCTTGAGGCTGTTGAGCCGCCCCGCCAGGGCGTCCGAGGCGCGCCGCGCGGTCTCGGTCCGGGCCGCGGCCTCCTCGGTGAAGTAGGCGTCGCCGACGGCGTTGGCGATGCGGGCGGCCTTCTCGGGATCGCGGGACTGCACCGAGACGTCGATCACGAAGGTCCGCTCGGCCCGCCGGACGGTGAGCCGGTTCTGCAGCGTGTCGAGGGCGGTGATGACCGGGTCGCGGCTCGCCGGCGGGGGCAGCATGCCGAGCGCGCCCTTGATCCAGGTCAGGGTCGGGTTGTTGCCGTCGGGCAGGACGAACTCGTCGTCCTGATCGAGGTGGAGCTTGGCGATCACCCGGCGCAGGACGCTGTCCGACTGGATCACCCGCACCTGGCTCTCGGCGATCGACACGCCGCTGTCGGCCTGGGGCTGGCGCGCGTTCACGTCGTTCTCGACGACGCGCAGGTCGCTCGGATCGACCAGGACCTGGATGCTCGACGTGTAGCGCGGCGGGATCAGGCCGAGGAGCGCCACCGCCACCGCGACCATGAACAGGCCGCCCAGCACGATGAAGCCGCTGCCGCGCCACAGGCGTCGCAGGATCACGCGGCTGTCTGTCGGCGGCGCGACCTGCGGCAGCACCATCCGCACGGGCTGTTCGCCGCTCATCCGTGTCGAGAAGTCGAACATACGCCCCGCTCCCTGACCTACCTCGGCGGAGACCGCCGCCCGTCACCAGCCTCGTCGCCCGTTCCCTTTCTGACCAGCTTCGTGCCGATCTGGAACAGGTGCTCGCCCGAGGCGCTGCCTTCTTCGGGAGCCCAGCAATCAACATACCGGACCAGTAGTGTCGCCCCGATGTGGCACTTGCTTCAGGAAGCCGGC from Methylobacterium sp. NMS14P includes:
- a CDS encoding sulfurtransferase TusA family protein; the encoded protein is MRDQDPDCVDLDLSGLKCPLPVLRTRKALRGLTAGRTLVVTCTDPLAALDIPNLVREEGARLDAAEPLEGPPAGRLRFRITASARPPHS
- a CDS encoding NUDIX domain-containing protein, whose amino-acid sequence is MAPRIGGVRLVHDGWARYLVAEVMQEDGSRITREMEDHGRAVAVLPYDPDRRVATLVSQFRAPVLYSGGPPSHVEVPAGLLDEGASEDEARREAMEETGLRLSALDFVASAWSMPGISTERMDLFLAAYGESDRTGTGGGLAAESEAVAVHEIPLSELAAMGRRGAITDMKSLTLLFALQLRRPDLFAERR
- a CDS encoding WecB/TagA/CpsF family glycosyltransferase; its protein translation is MRDIGEVSLYLGSMDPVLGEAHTVSAPASAASGSPQTGATVELFGHRFHTGPAAALVAAVAARRDGRPRMIVTANVDHIVQLSENAPFREAYAGAAARTLDGMPLVWLARKACGQPVHRITGHDLLGCILADPPAFAQRVFFVSARQDAADALAIRLQAAGLPPGAVASAVPPFGFEHDAAYSRALAERIHAHGTTLLVMGVGAPKSEIWVDRHGQTLGEPVVFCVGDALNVAAGFLPRAPRLMQRLGLEWIYRFLQAPRRLFRRYFIKSWRFVGLAVRDQFRRRAG
- a CDS encoding GumC family protein, whose protein sequence is MSGEQPVRMVLPQVAPPTDSRVILRRLWRGSGFIVLGGLFMVAVAVALLGLIPPRYTSSIQVLVDPSDLRVVENDVNARQPQADSGVSIAESQVRVIQSDSVLRRVIAKLHLDQDDEFVLPDGNNPTLTWIKGALGMLPPPASRDPVITALDTLQNRLTVRRAERTFVIDVSVQSRDPEKAARIANAVGDAYFTEEAAARTETARRASDALAGRLNSLKRDVEQAESAVVRYREDHKLVAASGRLLTDQQLGDLNQQLVTASIKTAEAKSRLDQARRMRSSDPSTALPEMLQSLEMQALRQQYATLSRNTAELATRLGERHPAMAEQYAQQRDLQRLIQREKERIIETTQKDYDRAAASEAAIRANLDRVKNETASSDRAYVGLRELERTLDARRGIYEAYLKRAREASEQERLNTTNVRIISAAVPARQRTFPPSPKIVLPVALVLGLLLGGGIALMLGADSDRRRNLRAATRPAASFRAADA